Proteins encoded together in one Macadamia integrifolia cultivar HAES 741 chromosome 8, SCU_Mint_v3, whole genome shotgun sequence window:
- the LOC122086999 gene encoding protein NRT1/ PTR FAMILY 8.1-like isoform X1, which yields MGELPKQQNKQYGISQHLATMEEEGIYTKDGTVDYRNRPAIKKETGTWKTCPYILGNECCERLAYYGMGTNIVNYLATRLGQVNASAVNNVTNWSGTCYITPLIGAFLADAYLGRFWTIAVFSIIYVFGMALLTLSASVPALIPSSCDSNGVCHATTGQSVACFAALYLVALGTGGIKPCVSSYGADQFDEADEAERKHKNSFFNWFYFSINIGALVAASVLVWIQMFVGWGWGFGIPAVAMAIAVVSFFSGTRKFRNQKPGGSPLTRLCQVVIASLKKFRVTVPTDKSLLYETADEESVVKGSRKLDYTDTLTFLDKAAVETEKDHIKGSIDPWRLCSVTQVEELKCIIRMLPVWATGIIFSAVYAQMSTMFVLQGDTMDIHMGPNFEIPPASLSIFDTISVLIWVPIYDRLIIPFVRRFTGHKHGFTQLQRMGIGLFISIFSMVAAAILEVMRLRMIRQHNYYDPTKPLPMSVFWQIPQYFLIGCSEVFTFIGQLEFFYEQAPDSMRSLCSALSLLTVALGNYLSTVLVNIVTSITTKNGNPGWIPANLNRGHIDYFFWFLAILSILNLIVYIFIARWFTYKKAVGEFRK from the exons ATGG GTGAATTACCAAAACAACAGAATAAGCAATACGGTATCTCCCAGCACCTAGcaaccatggaagaagaaggTATCTATACTAAAGATGGAACGGTAGATTATCGTAACAGACCGGCTATCAAGAAGGAAACAGGAACCTGGAAAACATGCCCCTATATCCTAG GTAATGAATGCTGTGAACGTTTGGCATACTATGGGATGGGCACCAACATAGTGAATTATCTCGCAACACGACTCGGCCAGGTTAATGCTTCAGCGGTTAATAATGTCACCAATTGGTCTGGAACTTGCTACATTACACCATTGATTGGAGCCTTTCTAGCTGATGCCTACCTCGGAAGATTTTGGACAATTGCCGTTTTCTCGATCATCTATGTTTTT GGGATGGCATTGCTAACATTGTCAGCATCTGTGCCTGCACTAATTCCATCATCCTGCGACAGCAATGGTGTTTGCCACGCAACAACAGGACAAAGTGTCGCCTGCTTTGCAGCACTTTACCTTGTTGCTTTGGGGACTGGAGGGATTAAACCTTGTGTCTCTTCCTATGGCGCAGATCAGTTTGATGAAGCTGACGAGGCTGAGCGGAAacataaaaattcttttttcaatTGGTTCTATTTTTCTATCAACATTGGTGCTCTTGTTGCTGCATCTGTTCTGGTCTGGATACAGATGTTTGTGGGTTGGGGATGGGGTTTTGGTATTCCAGCAGTGGCCATGGCAATTGCAGTTGTAAGTTTCTTCTCAGGTACACGGAAATTCCGGAACCAGAAACCAGGAGGCAGCCCTCTGACACGCCTTTGCCAGGTGGTCATTGCATCCTTGAAGAAATTTCGAGTTACGGTACCTACTGACAAGTCTCTTCTGTATGAGACTGCAGATGAGGAGTCTGTTGTCAAAGGAAGTCGCAAGCTTGATTACACAGATACGTTGAC TTTCTTAGACAAAGCAGCAGTTGAGACAGAGAAAGATCACATCAAGGGCTCAATTGATCCATGGAGACTCTGCTCGGTGACTCAAGTCGAAGAGCTCAAGTGCATTATACGAATGCTTCCTGTATGGGCCACTGGCATAATCTTTTCTGCCGTATATGCTCAGATGAGCACCATGTTTGTCTTGCAAGGCGACACCATGGACATTCACATGGGCCCGAACTTTGAAATCCCCCCAGCATCTCTCTCCATCTTTGACACCATCAGTGTACTTATCTGGGTTCCAATTTATGACCGCCTTATTATCCCATTTGTCAGAAGATTCACTGGGCACAAACATGGATTCACTCAACTCCAACGGATGGGAATCGGCCTTTTCATCTCAATATTTTCCATGGTGGCTGCAGCAATTCTGGAGGTGATGAGACTTCGCATGATTAGGCAGCACAACTATTACGATCCTACTAAGCCCCTACCAATGTCAGTATTTTGGCAGATCCCACAATACTTTCTCATTGGATGTTCAGAAGTGTTCACCTTCATTGGGCAGTTGGAGTTCTTCTATGAGCAAGCACCTGATTCCATGCGCAGCCTGTGCTCTGCTCTCTCACTCTTAACAGTGGCCCTAGGGAACTACTTAAGCACAGTACTAGTTAACATTGTTACTAGTATCACAACAAAGAATGGAAATCCTGGCTGGATACCAGCCAATTTGAACAGGGGTCACATTGACTACTTCTTTTGGTTCTTGGCCATCCTGAGTATTTTGAACTTGATAGTTTATATCTTCATTGCAAGGTGGTTCACCTATAAGAAGGCTGTTGGGGAATTTCGTAAATAG
- the LOC122087001 gene encoding protein NRT1/ PTR FAMILY 8.1-like: MAEEDIYAKDGTVDYRKRPAIKKETGTWKACPFILGNECCERLAYYGMSTNLVNYLLKRLGQGTASSANNVTNWSGTCYITPLIGAFLADAYLGRYWTIAIFSIIYVFGLTLLTLSASVHGLVPSSCDSNGVCHPTIGQSVICFAALYIIALGTGGIKPCVSSFGADQFDEADEAERKHKNSFFNWFYFSINIGALVAASVLVYIQMHVGWGWGFGIPAVAMAIAVVSFFSGTRRFRNQKPGGSPLTRLCQVIVASLKKFQVTVPADKSLLYETADEESVVKGSRKLDHTNTLTFLDKAAVGTEKDQIKGSVNPWRLCSVTQVEELKCIIRMLPVWATGIIFSTVYAQMSTMFVLQGDTMDIHMGPHFTIPPASLSIFDTISVLIWVPIYDFLIVPFVRRFTGHKHGFTQLQRMGIGLFISIFSMVAATILEVKRLHMVRQRNLYDADDTIPMSVFWQIPQYFLIGCSEVFTFIGQLEFFYEQAPDSMRSLCSALSLTTIALGNFLSTLLVNIVTSITKRNGNPGWIPDNLNRGHIDYFFLLLAIMSIVNLIVYIFIARWFTYKKAVGEFRK, translated from the exons ATGGCAGAAGAAGATATCTATGCTAAAGATGGAACGGTTGATTATCGTAAGAGACCAGCAATCAAGAAGGAAACAGGAACCTGGAAAGCTTGCCCCTTTATCCTAG GTAATGAATGCTGTGAACGTTTGGCATACTATGGGATGAGCACCAACCTTGTGAATTATCTCTTGAAACGACTCGGCCAGGGTACTGCTTCATCTGCTAATAATGTCACTAATTGGTCTGGAACTTGCTACATTACACCATTGATTGGAGCCTTTCTAGCTGATGCCTACCTCGGAAGATATTGGACAATTGCCATTTTCTCGATCATCTATGTTTTT GGGCTGACATTGCTAACGTTGTCAGCATCTGTGCATGGACTAGTTCCATCATCCTGCGACAGCAATGGTGTTTGCCACCCAACAATAGGACAAAGTGTCATCTGCTTTGCAGCACTTTACATTATTGCTCTGGGGACTGGAGGGATCAAGCCTTGTGTCTCCTCCTTTGGTGCAGATCAGTTTGATGAAGCTGACGAGGCTGAGCGGAAACATAAAAATTCTTTCTtcaattggttttatttttctatcaaCATCGGTGCTCTTGTTGCTGCTTCTGTTTTGGTGTATATACAGATGCATGTGGGATGGGGATGGGGTTTTGGTATTCCagcagtggcaatggcaattgCAGTTGTGAGTTTCTTCTCAGGTACACGGAGGTTTCGGAACCAGAAACCAGGAGGTAGCCCTCTGACACGCCTTTGCCAGGTGATCGTTGCATCCTTGAAGAAATTTCAAGTTACAGTACCTGCTGATAAGTCTCTTCTGTATGAGACTGCAGATGAGGAGTCTGTTGTCAAAGGAAGTCGCAAGCTTGATCACACAAATACGTTGAC TTTCTTGGACAAAGCAGCAGTTGGGACAGAGAAAGATCAGATCAAGGGCTCAGTTAATCCATGGAGACTCTGCTCGGTGACTCAAGTTGAGGAGCTCAAGTGCATTATACGAATGCTTCCTGTATGGGCCACCGGCATAATCTTTTCTACTGTATATGCTCAGATGAGCACCATGTTTGTCTTGCAAGGAGACACCATGGACATTCACATGGGACCACACTTTACAATCCCCCCAGCATCTCTCTCCATCTTTGACACAATCAGTGTGCTTATCTGGGTTCCAATTTATGACTTCCTTATTGTCCCATTTGTCAGAAGATTCACTGGGCACAAACATGGATTCACTCAACTCCAACGGATGGGAATCGGCCTTTTCATCTCAATCTTTTCCATGGTGGCTGCAACAATTCTGGAGGTAAAGAGACTTCACATGGTTAGGCAGCGCAACCTATACGATGCTGATGATACCATACCAATGTCAGTATTTTGGCAGATCCCACAATACTTCCTCATTGGATGTTCAGAGGTGTTCACCTTCATTGGGCAGTTGGAGTTCTTCTATGAGCAAGCACCTGATTCCATGCGGAGCCTGTGCTCCGCTCTCTCACTCACAACAATAGCCCTTGGGAACTTCTTGAGCACACTACTAGTTAACATTGTTACTAGTATCACAAAAAGGAATGGAAATCCTGGCTGGATACCAGACAATTTGAACCGGGGTCACATTGACTACTTCTTTTTGCTCTTGGCCATCATGAGTATTGTGAACTTGATAGTTTATATCTTCATTGCAAGGTGGTTCACCTATAAAAAGGCTGTTGGGGAATTTCGTAAATAG
- the LOC122086999 gene encoding protein NRT1/ PTR FAMILY 8.1-like isoform X2, with protein MEEEGIYTKDGTVDYRNRPAIKKETGTWKTCPYILGNECCERLAYYGMGTNIVNYLATRLGQVNASAVNNVTNWSGTCYITPLIGAFLADAYLGRFWTIAVFSIIYVFGMALLTLSASVPALIPSSCDSNGVCHATTGQSVACFAALYLVALGTGGIKPCVSSYGADQFDEADEAERKHKNSFFNWFYFSINIGALVAASVLVWIQMFVGWGWGFGIPAVAMAIAVVSFFSGTRKFRNQKPGGSPLTRLCQVVIASLKKFRVTVPTDKSLLYETADEESVVKGSRKLDYTDTLTFLDKAAVETEKDHIKGSIDPWRLCSVTQVEELKCIIRMLPVWATGIIFSAVYAQMSTMFVLQGDTMDIHMGPNFEIPPASLSIFDTISVLIWVPIYDRLIIPFVRRFTGHKHGFTQLQRMGIGLFISIFSMVAAAILEVMRLRMIRQHNYYDPTKPLPMSVFWQIPQYFLIGCSEVFTFIGQLEFFYEQAPDSMRSLCSALSLLTVALGNYLSTVLVNIVTSITTKNGNPGWIPANLNRGHIDYFFWFLAILSILNLIVYIFIARWFTYKKAVGEFRK; from the exons atggaagaagaaggTATCTATACTAAAGATGGAACGGTAGATTATCGTAACAGACCGGCTATCAAGAAGGAAACAGGAACCTGGAAAACATGCCCCTATATCCTAG GTAATGAATGCTGTGAACGTTTGGCATACTATGGGATGGGCACCAACATAGTGAATTATCTCGCAACACGACTCGGCCAGGTTAATGCTTCAGCGGTTAATAATGTCACCAATTGGTCTGGAACTTGCTACATTACACCATTGATTGGAGCCTTTCTAGCTGATGCCTACCTCGGAAGATTTTGGACAATTGCCGTTTTCTCGATCATCTATGTTTTT GGGATGGCATTGCTAACATTGTCAGCATCTGTGCCTGCACTAATTCCATCATCCTGCGACAGCAATGGTGTTTGCCACGCAACAACAGGACAAAGTGTCGCCTGCTTTGCAGCACTTTACCTTGTTGCTTTGGGGACTGGAGGGATTAAACCTTGTGTCTCTTCCTATGGCGCAGATCAGTTTGATGAAGCTGACGAGGCTGAGCGGAAacataaaaattcttttttcaatTGGTTCTATTTTTCTATCAACATTGGTGCTCTTGTTGCTGCATCTGTTCTGGTCTGGATACAGATGTTTGTGGGTTGGGGATGGGGTTTTGGTATTCCAGCAGTGGCCATGGCAATTGCAGTTGTAAGTTTCTTCTCAGGTACACGGAAATTCCGGAACCAGAAACCAGGAGGCAGCCCTCTGACACGCCTTTGCCAGGTGGTCATTGCATCCTTGAAGAAATTTCGAGTTACGGTACCTACTGACAAGTCTCTTCTGTATGAGACTGCAGATGAGGAGTCTGTTGTCAAAGGAAGTCGCAAGCTTGATTACACAGATACGTTGAC TTTCTTAGACAAAGCAGCAGTTGAGACAGAGAAAGATCACATCAAGGGCTCAATTGATCCATGGAGACTCTGCTCGGTGACTCAAGTCGAAGAGCTCAAGTGCATTATACGAATGCTTCCTGTATGGGCCACTGGCATAATCTTTTCTGCCGTATATGCTCAGATGAGCACCATGTTTGTCTTGCAAGGCGACACCATGGACATTCACATGGGCCCGAACTTTGAAATCCCCCCAGCATCTCTCTCCATCTTTGACACCATCAGTGTACTTATCTGGGTTCCAATTTATGACCGCCTTATTATCCCATTTGTCAGAAGATTCACTGGGCACAAACATGGATTCACTCAACTCCAACGGATGGGAATCGGCCTTTTCATCTCAATATTTTCCATGGTGGCTGCAGCAATTCTGGAGGTGATGAGACTTCGCATGATTAGGCAGCACAACTATTACGATCCTACTAAGCCCCTACCAATGTCAGTATTTTGGCAGATCCCACAATACTTTCTCATTGGATGTTCAGAAGTGTTCACCTTCATTGGGCAGTTGGAGTTCTTCTATGAGCAAGCACCTGATTCCATGCGCAGCCTGTGCTCTGCTCTCTCACTCTTAACAGTGGCCCTAGGGAACTACTTAAGCACAGTACTAGTTAACATTGTTACTAGTATCACAACAAAGAATGGAAATCCTGGCTGGATACCAGCCAATTTGAACAGGGGTCACATTGACTACTTCTTTTGGTTCTTGGCCATCCTGAGTATTTTGAACTTGATAGTTTATATCTTCATTGCAAGGTGGTTCACCTATAAGAAGGCTGTTGGGGAATTTCGTAAATAG
- the LOC122086117 gene encoding uncharacterized protein LOC122086117: MARLTDTQKFLKKIGLGKEDYYFWKQIGKALLSTYALFGVAWLYNETSPLGWWTLKPRPKEEKEMANLYERRRFPYPGDEEAVEEFIASGGTMGTTIGPKGLIESDTDPDNFQKKLQSKKFEQESQKLWLRMRNEVISELQEKGFDLE, translated from the coding sequence ATGGCGAGGTTAACGGATACCCAGAAGTTCTTGAAGAAAATAGGGCTAGGAAAGGAGGATTACTACTTCTGGAAGCAAATAGGTAAAGCCCTGCTCTCGACTTACGCACTTTTTGGTGTGGCTTGGTTGTATAACGAGACATCGCCACTGGGTTGGTGGACGCTTAAGCCTCGGccaaaggaggagaaagagatggcCAACCTCTACGAGCGTCGAAGGTTTCCATATCCCGGTGACGAAGAGGCTGTAGAGGAGTTCATTGCGAGTGGGGGCACCATGGGTACCACAATCGGTCCCAAAGGACTGATCGAGTCTGACACGGATCCCGATAATTTCCAGAAGAAGTTACAGTCAAAGAAGTTCGAGCAAGAATCTCAGAAGCTATGGCTGAGGATGAGGAACGAGGTCATATCGGAGCTCCAAGAGAAAGGGTTTGACCTGGAGTGA
- the LOC122087174 gene encoding pentatricopeptide repeat-containing protein At3g09060, with amino-acid sequence MKLNETHFPPGRVSKTLSPKEVLKLLKAEKDTLSALSLFDSISQNPGYSHTSNVFHYIIRRLAASKLVSQVTRLVDLITAQQCKCSEDVALLVIKVYSQNSMPEKALAIFHRMDQIFGCQPGIRSYNSLLNAFVRTNRWDHAESIFRYFETAGISPNLQTYNLLIKIFCKRNRFDKAKELLDWIRSRGFEPDIFSYGTVISGLTRCGNLSDALELFEEMFDRGISPDVVCYNILIDGYFKRGNLDKAMEIWERLLRASPAYPSVVTYNIMLNGLCKCGKFDECLKIWQRMTMNGRHADSFTHSTLIHGLCESGDVDRALRVYKTMIEGGAAADVVICNALLNGLCRAGNISESIQLWESMRNRGCLNIVSYNILIRGFFENQKVDDAISIWESLPENGCIPEAKTYGVLIHGLCENGYLNKALQVLKEAEDGRADLDVFAYSSLVNGLSRENRLDEAICITDRMVKHGCKLNSETYNALINGFARAFRFTDAFRIFQEMVDNGCIPTLVTYNTLICSLCRVERFDEVFTLVKDMLAKGFEPDMVTYSSLMDGLCRDKKTEEALVLWGEVLDKGFKPDVIIHNILIHGLCSVGKIEEALQVRSEMKHRKCIPNLVTYNTLMDGLYKAGDSEKASEIWDQILEDGMQPDIISYNISLNGLCSCNRICDALRLLDDALARGVLPTKVTWHILVRTVLSTGNYST; translated from the coding sequence atgaaattaaacgaAACCCATTTCCCTCCTGGTCGTGTTTCCAAAACCCTATCACCAAAAGAAGTCTTGAAGCTACTCAAAGCGGAGAAAGACACTCTTTCTGCTCTCTCCCTCTTCGATTCTATATCTCAAAACCCTGGTTACTCCCACACATCCAACGTCTTCCATTATATCATCCGACGCCTTGCCGCTTCGAAACTCGTCTCTCAGGTGACCCGGCTCGTCGACCTCATCACAGCTCAGCAATGCAAGTGTTCAGAAGATGTTGCCTTGTTGGTCATCAAGGTTTACTCGCAGAATTCGATGCCGGAAAAAGCGTTGGCAATCTTCCACCGGATGGACCAGATCTTCGGGTGCCAACCGGGCATTCGATCTTACAATTCCCTCCTTAATGCTTTTGTTAGGACGAATCGTTGGGACCATGCTGAGTCAATCTTTCGGTATTTCGAAACCGCCGGGATTTCTCCCAATTTACAGACTTACAATCTCCTCATCAAGATTTTCTGCAAGAGAAATCGGTTTGACAAGGCCAAGGAACTGTTGGATTGGATAAGATCTAGGGGCTTCGAACCTGACATCTTCAGTTATGGTACTGTTATAAGTGGTCTTACTAGGTGTGGAAATTTATCAGATGCATTGGAGCTGTTCGAGGAAATGTTTGATAGGGGTATTTCCCCTGATGTTGTCTGTTATAATATTCTAATCGATGGGTACTTCAAGAGAGGGAATTTAGACAAGGCCATGGAGATTTGGGAGAGGTTATTAAGAGCGTCTCCCGCTTATCCTAGTGTTGTCACTTATAATATTATGCTTAATGGTTTGTGTAAATGTGGCAAGTTTGATGAGTGTTTAAAGATATGGCAACGTATGACGATGAATGGGCGTCACGCTGATTCCTTTACTCACAGCACTTTGATACATGGGTTATGTGAGTCTGGGGATGTCGACAGGGCTTTGAGGGTTTATAAAACTATGATTGAAGGTGGGGCAGCCGCTGATGTGGTTATATGTAATGCGCTGCTTAATGGTCTTTGTCGAGCTGGGAATATTAGTGAGTCAATTCAGTTGTGGGAATCAATGAGAAATAGGGGCTGCCTTAACATTGTTAGCTACAACATTTTGATTAGAGGTTTCTTTGAGAATCAAAAAGTGGATGATGCAATCTCAATTTGGGAATCGTTGCCTGAGAATGGTTGCATCCCAGAAGCAAAAACTTATGGGGTTTTAATTCATGGACTGTGTGAAAATGGATACTTGAACAAGGCACTGCAGGTACTGAAAGAAGCTGAAGATGGAAGGGCAGATCTTGATGTGTTTGCCTACTCCTCATTGGTTAATGGTCTATCCAGAGAAAATAGATTAGATGAAGCTATTTGTATCACTGATCGAATGGTTAAACATGGTTGCAAACTGAACTCTGAGACTTACAATGCACTGATTAATGGTTTCGCTCGAGCTTTTAGATTTACTGATGCGTTCCGGATTTTTCAGGAAATGGTTGACAATGGCTGCATTCCTACTCTCGTTACTTACAATACTCTCATATGCAGTCTGTGTAGGGTAGAAAGATTCGATGAGGTCTTTACTCTTGTGAAAGACATGCTGGCAAAAGGTTTTGAACCGGACATGGTCACATATAGCTCTTTGATGGATGGTCTCTGTCGTGACAAGAAGACCGAAGAGGCACTTGTGTTGTGGGGTGAAGTGCTTGATAAGGGCTTCAAGCCTGATGTAATTATCCACAATATTCTAATTCACGGGCTTTGTTCTGTGGGAAAAATAGAGGAAGCTCTGCAGGTCCGGTCGGAGATGAAACATAGAAAGTGCATCCCAAATCTTGTGACATATAACACACTCATGGATGGGCTGTACAAAGCAGGAGACTCTGAAAAAGCGTCAGAGATTTGGGATCAAATTTTAGAAGACGGGATGCAGCCTGATATCATCTCTTATAATATATCCCTCAATGGGCTTTGTTCTTGCAATAGAATCTGTGATGCTTTGAGGTTGTTGGATGATGCCTTGGCCCGGGGAGTACTTCCAACTAAAGTCACTTGGCACATACTTGTGAGGACAGTTTTAAGTACTGGCAATTATTCAACCTGA
- the LOC122085981 gene encoding protein NRT1/ PTR FAMILY 8.1-like — MAVDEIYTGDGTTDRHKNPAIRKETGRWKACYFILGNEGCERLAYYGMSTNLVNYLQSRLNQGNVTASNNVTNWSGTCYVTPLLGAFLADAYLGRYWTIAIFSILYCLGMSLLTLSAAVPGLKPSCNHDGVCHPTQPQVSVFFLALYLIALGTGGIKPCVSSFGADQFDETDEDEKKKKSSFFNFFYLSINIGALIASSVLVWIQMNVGWGWGFGVPAVAMAIAVFSFFSGTHLYRHQRPGGSPLTRILQVIVASFRKIQVEIPSDESLLFETADQVSSIQGSRKLDHTKAMNFFNKAAVETLEDRNKGSVNPWRLCTVTQVEELKSIIRVLPIWASGIVFSAVYSQMSTMFVLQGNTMDPHIGPNFKIPSASLSIFDTISVIFWAPVYDRIIVQLARRYTGHKNGFTQLQRMGIGLVISVFAMLAAGIIEVSRLNMVRKHNYYDLEFLPMSIFWQIPQYFLIGCAEVFTFIGQLEFFYDQAPDAMRSMCSALSLTTAALGNYLSTLLVTIITKVTTRHGSLGWIPDNLNRGHLDYFYWLLAALSVVNFLVYLWIAKWYTYKKVAGSSS, encoded by the exons ATGGCAGTAGACGAAATCTATACAGGAGATGGAACAACAGACAGACATAAAAATCCAGCCATTAGGAAGGAAACTGGAAGATGGAAGGCTTGTTATTTCATCCTTG GGAATGAGGGCTGTGAAAGGTTGGCATACTATGGCATGAGCACTAATCTGGTAAACTATCTTCAGAGTCGTCTAAATCAAGGAAATGTCACCGCATCAAATAATGTCACAAATTGGTCTGGAACCTGCTATGTTACACCACTGCTTGGAGCCTTTCTAGCTGATGCTTATCTGGGAAGATATTGGACTATTgccattttttctattttgtactGTTTG GGAATGTCACTGTTGACACTGTCTGCAGCTGTACCTGGATTGAAGCCATCCTGCAATCATGATGGTGTTTGCCACCCTACACAGCCTCAGGTTTCAGTTTTCTTTCTGGCACTTTACCTCATTGCTCTTGGGACTGGTGGAATCAAACCGTGTGTTTCCTCCTTTGGAGCAGATCAGTTTGATGAGACTGACGAggatgagaagaaaaagaagagctccttcttcaacttcttttacTTGTCAATCAATATTGGTGCTCTTATTGCTTCTTCAGTGCTGGTttggatacaaatgaatgtTGGCTGGGGATGGGGTTTTGGGGTCCCAGCTGTTGCCATGGCTATTGCagtttttagtttcttttcagGAACTCATTTGTACCGCCATCAGAGGCCTGGAGGCAGCCCCTTGACAAGAATTTTGCAGGTCATAGTTGCATCCTTCAGGAAAATCCAGGTAGAAATTCCTTCAGATGAGTCCCTTCTTTTTGAGACTGCAGACCAGGTGTCATCTATCCAAGGAAGCCGCAAACTTGATCACACTAAAGCGATGAA TTTCTTTAACAAGGCTGCTGTGGAGACTCTGGAGGATCGGAACAAAGGCTCGGTGAATCCATGGAGACTCTGCACAGTCACCCAAGTGGAGGAGCTCAAGTCCATAATACGAGTACTACCTATATGGGCTAGCGGCATTGTCTTTTCAGCCGTCTATAGCCAGATGAGCACCATGTTTGTATTACAAGGAAACACCATGGATCCACACATTGGTCCCAATTTCAAGATCCCTTCAGCTTCACTTTCCATCTTCGACACCATCAGTGTCATCTTCTGGGCCCCAGTCTATGACCGAATTATCGTTCAACTGGCAAGAAGGTACACTGGCCACAAAAATGGCTTCACCCAGCTTCAAAGGATGGGAATTGGCCTTGTCATCTCCGTTTTCGCCATGTTGGCTGCAGGCATTATAGAGGTTTCAAGGCTCAATATGGTGAGGAAGCATAACTACTATGACCTCGAGTTCCTGCCCATGTCAATCTTCTGGCAGATTCCACAGTACTTCCTCATTGGATGTGCAGAGGTGTTTACCTTCATTGGGCAGCTGGAGTTCTTCTATGATCAGGCACCTGATGCCATGAGAAGTATGTGTTCGGCTCTCTCACTCACAACTGCTGCTCTAGGGAACTACCTAAGCACTTTGCTTGTAACCATTATCACAAAAGTGACCACTAGGCATGGTAGCCTTGGTTGGATACCAGATAACTTGAACAGGGGTCACCTCGACTATTTCTACTGGCTCTTAGCTGCGCTGAGTGTGGTCAACTTTCTGGTATATCTGTGGATTGCCAAGTGGTATACCTATAAGAAGGTGGCTGGGTCTTCGAGTTGA